A window of the Bacillota bacterium genome harbors these coding sequences:
- a CDS encoding DUF370 domain-containing protein: MKLINIGFGNIVSANRLVAIVSPESAPIKRIIQEARDRGMLIDATYGRRTRAVIITDSDHVILSAVQPETVAHRLSSKSAGDISVDENELLDE; encoded by the coding sequence ATGAAGTTGATTAATATCGGTTTTGGGAATATTGTCTCGGCAAATAGGCTTGTTGCAATAGTAAGTCCTGAGTCTGCCCCAATAAAAAGGATAATACAGGAGGCGAGGGACAGGGGTATGCTGATTGATGCAACTTACGGCAGGAGGACAAGAGCTGTTATAATAACAGATAGTGATCATGTTATTCTTTCAGCGGTCCAACCGGAAACTGTAGCACATAGGCTAAGCAGCAAGAGTGCCGGAGATATAAGTGTCGACGAGAATGAATTGTTGGATGAATAA
- a CDS encoding YicC family protein — protein sequence MIRSMTGFGRGEVQKGGKSFSVEIKTVNHRYSDISIKMPKQISFLEEKVRETINKSLSRGKADVFITYEDFGEGKKNALIDEALAKAYIQAAELLRDKFGIKDDITVSLVARFPDVIKLQDVKEDEDELWYLLKTALDIAIEGLIKMRENEGKKLENDLLLKGEFIEKKLKEVKKRAPEVVKEYKYKLENRIKELMEQKLLDENRISMEVALFADRCSIDEEIVRLQSHIDQMRETLRLQEPVGRKLDFLIQEMIREVNTIGSKANDLVIIKEVLEIKSEIEKMREQIQNIE from the coding sequence ATGATAAGAAGTATGACAGGATTTGGCAGAGGTGAGGTTCAGAAAGGAGGGAAATCATTTTCTGTCGAAATAAAAACTGTAAACCACAGGTATAGTGATATATCAATAAAAATGCCTAAACAAATATCCTTTCTGGAGGAAAAGGTAAGGGAGACGATTAATAAGTCATTATCAAGGGGAAAAGCAGATGTATTTATTACATATGAGGATTTTGGTGAGGGAAAGAAAAATGCGCTGATTGATGAGGCTCTGGCCAAAGCATATATTCAAGCAGCTGAGTTATTGAGAGACAAGTTCGGGATAAAGGACGATATTACTGTTTCCCTAGTAGCCAGATTTCCTGATGTTATAAAGTTGCAAGATGTGAAAGAAGATGAGGATGAATTATGGTACTTACTAAAAACAGCCTTGGATATAGCTATAGAAGGACTTATAAAAATGAGGGAAAATGAGGGCAAGAAACTGGAAAATGACTTGCTTTTAAAAGGAGAGTTTATTGAAAAAAAATTAAAGGAAGTTAAAAAACGGGCTCCGGAAGTGGTGAAGGAATATAAGTATAAGTTGGAAAACAGAATTAAAGAGCTAATGGAGCAAAAGCTTTTAGATGAAAATCGGATATCTATGGAAGTTGCGTTATTTGCTGATAGATGCAGCATAGACGAGGAAATTGTCAGGCTTCAGAGTCATATTGACCAGATGAGGGAAACCCTGAGACTTCAAGAGCCTGTTGGAAGGAAATTGGATTTTTTAATACAGGAAATGATAAGAGAAGTAAATACTATTGGTTCTAAAGCTAATGATTTGGTAATAATAAAAGAAGTTTTAGAAATTAAAAGCGAGATAGAGAAAATGAGAGAACAAATACAAAATATAGAGTGA